The Ictidomys tridecemlineatus isolate mIctTri1 chromosome 6, mIctTri1.hap1, whole genome shotgun sequence genome includes a region encoding these proteins:
- the Polr1d gene encoding protein POLR1D, whose amino-acid sequence MGPMGWMKCPLAGTNKRFLINTIKNTLPSHKEQEHEQKEGNKEPVKSQDQKEANPKKHRSHPYKHSLHTRGSVGYSPPRKRGTRDKCDPRPSRR is encoded by the coding sequence gaTGAAGTGTCCTCTTGCTGGCACAAATAAAAGATTCTTAATCAACACAATCAAGAACACATTGCCTTCCCATAAAGAGCAAGAGCATGAACAAAAAGAAGGCAATAAGGAACCTGTGAAAAGCCAGGACCAGAAAGAAGCAAACCCGAAGAAGCACAGAAGCCATCCCTACAAGCACAGCTTGCACACTCGAGGCTCGGTGGGGTACTCCCCCCCAAGAAAGCGGGGCACCCGGGACAAGTGTGACCCGCGGCCCAGCAGGCGGTGA